The DNA sequence CTCAGCAAGccatagagagacagacaaaaagacaggaggcggaggagagtAAAAAGGAGAGACGGTGGTGAGGTAGAGCTGTGACTGATAACATTGTCGTACTGAGGTTGCCTCAAGGGCAGAcatgatggagagaaagaaagagagggaatgagacataaagaaagaaaatgcgGAAAATTTACAGAGCAGCCAGAGGCGCACAGGTTTATAAGATGGAAGGTGAGCAACGATGGAGAGACAGGGCGGAGAGAGGTAGAAAACACAAGGAGGAGCACTGCAGTAAGGGGAGAACGGAGGGCAAGGAAACAAAGAATCTTgagtcagaggaagaggaggagagggagctaAGTGCCGCGCCGCAAGGGGAGGGCGAAGGTGTGAATTGACGTGACACGAGCAGAAGGACGTGGAGGCTATCGCAGAGAGAAAGGAGGTGAAGATTAAGGACGAGGAGAAAGCAAATCCGCCATGGACGAGGAGAGCAAGTTATTAGGAGAGTGAGAAAGCAGTGAGAGGGGGAAACGCATGAAAGTGAGGAGTGGAGCAAACATAAAGGTCGAATGAAGGAGTGGAGCGCAACAGGGGAGTGCGTAAATGTATTGACATTCAGCGTGCTGCGGGTAGAGCGAGCGGTCGAAGCAGCGAGCATTAGCAAAGTACAGGGGTAAGCTGGTGGAGCCAGGACTGATGAGCTGCTCTCGCTCTACAACAACAGTTGATACGTGGACTTTTCAGGGACCATCCCAGAAGAGACATTCATATGTTCTAGGTGCCATTTTTACATTTAGGTATGCACAATAACTTCCAACATCAGCCGTCCTGATTGCAGGCTTCTTGACTTTGCTATCGTCTGCTgcaaagttgtttttattaaattttgaAACTAGTGCcaccagggtgtgtgtgtgttggcttggaaaagggagtgaggagagaaCAGCTCGCTAGTTGGAAATCCTAGAACAGCTTGAAACAGCAGGtttcactttgaaaatatgTCAACGCCACATCCCAGCCGATCCCATTGGCTCTCTCATTGCAGCTACGCCCCCAAAATCACATTAACGTGCACTGACAGACAAGACAACGACTCTTCCAGGACTCGCTTGCTGACTTCTGTCTATGGTCTCTACTGCAGAGGTGTATGCCTCTGCAGCTTCTGTCAACCACTGTTGTCATTCTGCTGGATTGCAATGATAGGTTGTGTTTCTTTACAGTCCAGTGAGTGCCAAGGACATGGCTTCTTTTTCCAGACAACTTTCTTTATATATCGGGACGTGAAGAGGGTTTCGACAAATAAGATATTTCAGAAATAACTTGCCATCATCAGTTTTTAGGTATTTTGGGTTAAGTTACACTTACAAAAAAAGTGGTGGTTTCAAATTTCGAACACTGTTGCCTTAAGCTTCCACGAATGGAATGAACCTGTCCTTCGGCCCAACCTATCAAATTAAACtatcctttctttctctccttaaCTAATAGCCCATTGGTTTTATGTTCCACCCAAACATCCTGTTTCCAAACGTAAATGCATGACATTAAGGAATTAATGGTGCAATTCACCGGAGCCATAAGTAATCCATATGTAATCTGTTCCCGTCATCTCAAAACGGATGCAGCTtatttccctccttctcttggCTTTAACTCTGAGGGCATGTAGGAGCCCGAGATAAAATGTATCATTACATCTTTATCTCCGCAATGAAGACTGACGGGTTCAAAGGCAGGACACTGTAGCCCGGACTAATATTGAGCTCACATTTTGGAAGTAGACCAGAGCTAATTGAGTAGTGAGCAGGAGAATGCAGAATGTGACTGGAAACCCGGTGCTTTAATTCCGATGCTTCTCCAATGTCGGAATCAGAAGCTGAACCCTCTTCCAGTTTCACGCAGAGTGAGGAAATCCAGCTCTTAGCGTGGACGATATGGAGAAACCAATTAGCTTCAACCTGTAAAGTAAGCATGATATAAGTTTAGGTGTAGTTGTTACACATTGGGCATCACTTCATTGTCACTATGCTCATGCCACTACTTCGCTTTCACAAGTCTCCAGATTGCTCCGcgtaaaaaaaacacctgtCCTTCTCTGACGACGTCGTTTCTCCGCATCTGCCTCTGACTCACCGTCTCATCCCGTTTCCACTCTCTTTTCACCACGGCTGTGACTGTTATCAACACCCCCTGTCACTCTCTGTATCCGGGCTACAGTTGCTATGACAACCATTTTGCATGCCAATCAGTGGCAGTGACTCATCTCTGTACCTGGTCGCAGCCGTGGCTGTATTTAGGGACGTACGTGTCACAAAGCCTGTGTTTACTGGAAGATTTCCGGCGTGTCTGAGATTACAATGGGACCCTTCTACATGTTGTGCTGCGCTAAGCCTACTGAGACCTACATTGCCTGACTTGAGTCTTGCTGTGGAAACGTGGCTGACATGCTGGTGACCCAATTTGaaaccctgacacacacagtcttaagAAGGGTCCTGTGATATAACACAAATCCGCTCTCACAGGTTTCTAGGTAACAGTAACTATGGGGACTGGCTGTTTTCCGTCTTTTGGGATGTTGTTGCTAGGCAATGGGATGTGATGGTGAAGAGGTATACAGGCCACTTGTGCCTAAAGTGTGATAACAGTATGTAAGAGGTACAGCAAAGAGAGCCTGTGCTGCAGGGACATCGGGAATTTTTCAATATGGATTTGTTTTGCTGCTATGAAGCACAGAATGGGCATTAGTGCAGAGTGGTGCTCATTTGAGAGAAGGCCTTGGTATAGACACAAGTTGGCATGTGGGCAGAGCAGGCTCTGGTTCCAGCTCTGACTAGCCAGAGTAGGTGgatgacaggaaacacacagacatctcTCAGAGAACAATGTCTGACCaattttgctctttttctctcttcctctctctccaggtctGTGGATAGCCAGGCGTTCTACCATGCctgtccccccacccctcaatccctgcagacaaaaacacctaccccactcacacacccaccctGAACAAAGGGCAGAGCCTTCCACCTCTCCTTCCCCACTTCCCccattcatcctctctctctcacttctccGCCCTCTCCTCGTCTCATCTCTGCCCTCCTCATCCCGCCTCGTCCACTGCGCTTGTCCCAGGGCCACGAAAAGAACCATTCTCGGCGCAGTCCCTTTCCCGGCGTTCCATCTGCTGACCCTAGTCACATGCTGCCTGTTGCCGTCTCTGATTGGAGCAGGGGAGACGTGGGGCCAGGTCTCGGCCTGTCCCTTCCACTGCGTGTGTCGAAACCTCTCGGAGTCGCTCAGCACGCTCTGTGCCGACAAGGGCCTCCTGTTCGTCCCGCCGCACGTTGACCGGCGCACCGTCGAGCTGCGACTGGCGGACAACTTCATCACGGAGGTGGGCGAGACCGACTTTGTCAACATGAGCGGATTGGTCGATTTGACTCTGTCGCGGAACACCATCCACCTGATTCGACCGATGGCCTTTGCGGACCTGGAGAGTTTGCGTTCCCTGCACCTGGACGGTGAGCTGGAGCAGTAATCAGGTTCTAGGCTCATTGCCGTCCTGAACTTAACTCCCTGGTGTGTTGAATAAACTGGAAAAAGTtgcaacagaaataaaatactGAACAGTTTTATTTGTCTATCTAGGTAATCGCTTGACCATACTGGGACCCAGGGACCTCTCAGGTTTGGATAATCTGCAACATTTAATCATCAACAACAACCAGCTGATCAAAGTCTCAGTCCAGGCGTTTGATGACTTCTTGCTCACACTGGAGGACCTGGACATGTCCTACAATAACCTCCCCAAGTAAGCCCTTCGCCTCTGTCGTGATCAGCAGCACACCTTTGCATCGCCCGTTCACTCATCCTAATCTGTTCTGCTTTGTTAAATGGAAACTAATTTTAATACTCCTGAGTCGCCAGTGCTTAGGTCTGAATATCTAGGGTATGCGGCGGGAGCACAGCTGAGCTCCCGAAACTTCAAGGCGCAGTGGAAATGTCTTGCAGGTGTCAGCAAACACAATGAAGAGAAACTTGCTCAAACTGCTGAGGCTGTGAGAAGAGGACTCAGAGTTCAAGAAACTGAGAGTGAATCAGTTTTGATGAAGCCCTAATTTTCTTTGACTTTGTTTCTGCTGAGACTTGATGAGGGCTCACCTAAGCTCACTCCACCGATACACTAGAGTATCACCATAGCTCTTCTATTTCGTTCATACTGTGTAGAATTACTCTCGTCTCAATCGAGGACAATGGAGACACTTAATAACTCAGAACAATGAGTAGACTCTCCATCAATGCCCTATTCTCCTCTTCATAGAGTCCTATTGGGCTGATGGATTCGGCAGCTTTTGGCTGTCAGCtctcattaaaatgtttcatttgTCTCCTCTACAGGAGCTCTTTGGCCTCTCTCCAACCTCCACCCCACCATAGGAAGAGAGGTTTAATGATACATACAATAAAAACTCCTGCTGGCCCCGTGTTATCCACTACTCAGTAGATTTAACAAAAGCAAAATTGTTAAAAAGGCTCAAACTTATAAACAGATTGTGTCATATGCGAACTCCTCTGAAGCTCGGTAGCAGCTTATCCAGGTGGAGAGGCCTCACTTGTGTGATTTAATTGTTTGGAAAACCGAGGAGCGCCTGGCATTTCCTTCAGCTTAAATTTGTTCACATAGATTTAGCAAAGTTTTACACAGCAACTCTTGAACCCAGAATCACGGGGTGAACTTTCAGGGACACTAGTGTTCAGCAAGAATGCagacgtttttattttaaatcaaaaaggTGTTTCGACTTGATTTTAGCAAaactttcctcctctgctctgcatAAATTAGTCTCATGTTATGTATCCAGGCCTTATTTTAAGATGAATTTCATAATGTAATGAAAATCTCAAAGAAGCGGTGCTGCAATATTTCACTTGACTCATCCCTCctcacacattttcttttagaGACATTTCTACTGTATATACAAAGATACACACCATCTGCTCTTGGCTGATTTAAAAGAGTTTGCTCAATTTCACAGCTAAACTTTAAAATCAATTCTTAATGTGTGATATGTGATCACGTGAAGTAGCGATTTTCTCTGTGCTCACTACAGAGCACTACAGTGTCATTAAGATGAAGCATTGACATAATAATGTACGTTTAACTATGACACAAAATAATGAACTCATCTATCCGTCACATCCATCTCCTAAACAAGACCAGAGGCGTAATCTATGCACAAAATGTATTAACTCCTTGAGTCTGTCACTAATACTGATGTTCCTCTGTGTCAATGCTCTTAGGGTACCATGGGAGTCCATTCAGAACATGGCCAGTCTGCACACTTTGAACTTGGATCACAACCTGATAGACCACATAGCAGAAGGAGTCTTCGGAGAGCTGTACAAGCTTGCGAGGCTGGATATGACCTCCAACCGGCTTCGCACCCTGCCCCCTGATCCGTTCTTTGCAAGGTAGCTTTTCTGGAAGAGCTTTTCTGCTCCTCTAAGAAGTGGCAGAGTGTAAATGCTGCTTGGCAGATGACATCACCACAGAGCCACCAGAGTGGTTTTTAACAGGGGCGCACTAGCACTGAAACACAGGTCGACAGCACCGgcccacagacacactgctcTATGTTGACTCACCccattcaatatttatttaccATTTCATTATCCCTGTGTACAGTATTAATGCACCTTGGGGAGCATCAAAGACGGCAGGTGTGGGGTTAGATATCAAGTCCCATAGTCTCATTTTAATTCCAACAAATCCCCCAAGCTGGTTGGCCATATAGGTCCCGTCCCTACCTTTTGATATAACCCATGGGGAAATCTCCTGGCATACTGCCTCTCCAGCTGTCATCATGTTGTACCTACAAACATGTGGGGTCTACCAGCAGTAGTGTGTAGTGCCTACAGTGTCTTGCTCTAATACAAAACAAGCAGGTAATCTCATGGAACAGCCGTTGTTTGGTTCGGCTAAGTCGCAAAACTTTATGCAATTATTCTGTCTTAAGAGGGCTTTAAATCATTTTCATAGTATACTGACTTTTAATAGGAAGAATCTTAAAGAGGCTTTAACAGCTGGAATTAGACTCCAATGCCAAAATCTAGATCAGTTACATAGACTCTATAGTTTAGAAAAAACAGTATTCATCTAGAAATACAACCAGAGTTGGCTTCCCTTGTTACAACAAGAGTTTGTGTTCAGCATGCTGGTGATCATGAAGGATTTCCACTGTTCGGCTGTGATTTAGTTCAGTGAGAAGGACACAGTCAGAGCTCCAGTCAAGCTATTGATAGGCTTTGTTTTATGTACATGAAAACCGCTTAACCACTCAGACTCTAAGCCCGCCAGAATTAATGAGCACTTGTAGCCGCCCAGGCttctgttgctcagtaaaaggtAAAATAGTACCGCTTTCCACTAAGCTGATGTGTTGCATGGTTTCTGACTCGTCTACTGAATTTAATTCATGTAAAAAGCTTATAGTGGCACTATATGACAAACCGTGAGCAGCTGTAATAAAGAGAGACGTGTTTTTCTGTCGGCCCGCTGTCAAGAACAAGTTGAAATTTAGGGTCAAATTATCATAAAAGTATACTTTCATAAACTTAGTTTTGCAAacgccacaaaaaaaaaaattcaaatttaaagTCAAACGTGATTGCTTCCATGAGCAGCTTCTTAAGTAGGCTGTTCTTTACTCGAGATTACTTGTGCTTtcaatcttgttttttttgtttttttccccgcTGCAGAGAGCTTTACGAAAACACTGCCATTTAAATTTACCCACCGGTGCTTCTCTCACCGTCTCCATATCATTTCATGCTCTCCAAGAAAATGGCTGACTTCACTGCAGGCAATATGTCAAAGAATGAATCCCATATATActgtttatacacacacatatatataaatggtgTTATGCTACTGTATCCAACCTATTGTTCTACTGTCACGCCAATGTGCCTTAGCTCAGAAAACGACGTTTTTTTGAGTTCATTTAATCCAGTTGCATGCAGATACTTCCTTTTGCAGCAAAACAATGTTTCAGGTTCAGAACATATTGAGTCTCTAATTACATATCAATATAAAAATCTATTTCCTCAACAGTTTAACCGAAAAGGGAGGAAATTGAGCCGACTTAACAAAACAGTTGAAAACATGACAAAGAAGCCAAATCATGAcgaggacatttttttttgaaaaagagGAAGTTGAAAATTGATCAGATCTACACAATTGTGCGAGTGAACTGATTCCTTATCTCTCGTCTTCTTCAGGTCTCAGACCGGTGCGATAAGTCCCACCCCCTACAACACTGTTATGAGTCTAAACTTCGGGGGCAACCCGCTGCACTGCAACTGTGAGCTGCTGTGGCTGCGGCGGCTGATCCGAGGGGACGACATGGAGACGTGTGCCACACCTCCTCACTTGGCTGGAAGGTAAATGTTATCAATCTATCAATGGATTGTCGCTGTCTAATCCACTAAGTCTTAGAATCAACTGTTGATCGTAATCCGTTTAATTAGTGAAGCCTTCTTCAACGTGAGGAGGAGCAAAGGTATCATTTGAAAGCTTAAACGATGTGTCGAGTCAAATTGAAAAGCATCCGTCCATGGTGCCTCACTTTGTACCTGTCAAACTTTTCCCTCAAGCTCTGTTTTAGCACAGATCCAATTTTCCGACCCATTTTATGTCACCTTACTTGGATCGTGATGTTTGTAAGAATAAGAGTGGAGGTTGAACTACAGACAGATAGGCTGTAAGGACTGAAGTTTCAAACCGTGCTGTGATATACAGTATCTGGAGCAATTATTCTGACACTTCAGACTATcacagtttctctctccctgAATGTGTCTGGTCTAACCCTCTAGTAAAAAGTATGCAgtggaaagaaagggaaaatgaGCTTCTGCTATGCTCATCTGTCATCACTGTCACCGTTAAATACTTTTTGCTTAGTGTTGTTTTTCCGCAGAGTAGCATGGGGAAATTGTTCAGACTGTGGTGCGTCACTGAACTTAAACATAAAATTGATATATTGATGggaaattaaatacattttatcgCTCACATTAACGTGACAAAACCAGATCAGAGATAGAAACAAGTAAAAGGGGGACTCTACTCCCCCTTTCTTTCTCATTGGCTtcatccctcttcctcctttcatcCCTCAGGTATTTCTGGTCAATTCCTGAAGAGGAGTTCACTTGTGAGCCGCCTCTCATCACCCGTCACACCCACAAGCTGTGGGTCTTGGAGGGCCAGCGAGCCACACTCAAGTGCCGTTCCATTGGCGACCCTGAGCCAGTCGTCCACTGGGTTTCCCCAGATGACCGCATCATTGCCAACTCATCCCGGACCAGCTCCTTCAGTAACGGGACCTTGGATATGTTAGTAACGGTTGCCCGGGACGACGGCGCGTACACGTGTATCGCAATTAATGCAGCAGGTGAAGCAACTGCTACTGTGGACCTGAAAATAATCCCCCTGCCTCACACAGGGAATAACAACGTGAACACCAAGACCAACAGGAACGTGACAAATGGGATTTTACGTACTGATCCAGGATCCTCGGATATCAGCACAGGGAAAAATGGAGGGATTAACAATGGTGGGGGAcgtggaggagaggtggagcaaGGTGACAACGGCAGGACCGTTGAAGAAGAAATAGCTGATGGAAGGAGcttggaggaggatgagagcgaggaggaggaactgaggaTGGTTGGAGTTATAGGGGTTACGTCAACCTCGGCTCAGGTTCGGTGGGATTTGGGGAGTTTGTCTGCAGCTTACGTGGTCTGGATGTATCAGATACAGTACAACTGCACCGCAGACGACACCCTCGTCTACAGGTCAGTGCAACTTTCTCTGTAAAACACTCACTGTGAATAATGTCCGCCGTTCTACATCTGAAAACATACTTATACACTCACTGAGATTTTCAACAGACATGCCTACTGGTAAAGGTCTTACAGTTACAGCTTCTCCTGTATCAGTCCGTCTCTTCTTCCCTGTTTTCATGCAGAAAGAGAATGACACTTCAGTCGTGCACATGCTCATCCTTGGGCTTGCTCAAGGGATGGATGAAGGGGAGATagatgaagggatggagggggAAAGGGACTCAATAATTTATCTCCATCACTGTATGACACAAAAGTCATACAGTGATGTCGGTGCATATAGTAGAGTAGAATGGGAGGACAAGTGGATAAACATTGACGGAATAAAGGGGATATAGAGTGAGGAGAGATTTGAGATTTGCTACATATAACATCCAAAGGCAGGTTTATAGTGTCTGACTCTAAGTGTATAAATATATCCACAGCTACATTTATTGACTCATCCATGCCACGATTAATGAGAGGTTTGCTGAAGCAACACAGGAACTTGATGGGATGTGTCATTTTTAATTTGGACTAACATTTAAATCCTCAGTGAGCCATGTCATTTTCTATTTAAAGTGAGATCTCCTGGGCGTCCGTGTTTACCCAGCATGCTCCTAGAGCCAgtgaaaataatcaaacatttataaagagCAAATTTGAGGCTGAGGGCTGCAACATTTGTCTTGTTCCTACAAATTATTTAAGGAGACCTCTGCCACACCCTTCCTCATACGTTTATGGTATATCTGCGGAAGAACACAAGTCGAGCATCTAACCTGCGTTCCTGAGAAAGGCTTTGTAAGAGCTGCCAATCTTTGCTCAAAAGTTGATTTGCCTCACTGTGAGCCAATGTTTTGGgcaaaagaagagaaggagtgTAGAGCCAAAaagataagaaataaaaactaaaagttaACATGAAAAGCGACAGATAGCATGTTCTTTTTTTGTGCTCACACTGTGACTCTGTGATACCCTTAAACTAACAATTAAAGTATCAACAGAAAACGTTGGCTGGGATGTTAAGTCTGACTTGAAGAGGATGGAAATGGAGGGAATGAGGCAAACACGAAGAAATCAGATGAATAGACTCAGGACAGGAGTCTTGTCTTGTACAATATGAGAGAGTGTCTCAGATTTTTCGGCTTACTAATGCTAACGCTCCAGCAATAGCACTGCACATAAATTATGCCTGCATGCATTCAGAATTTACTGCCTCTGGATTTACAACCGGAGGCTGATGAAACGTGTGTGGGGTTGTTGCAAAACACTGGGTGAAACAGTGAGAGTGAGATGGGATAAGACGAGGAGAGGTCTGCATTATCTGTGGGTCTGTTTTCTGCTTGACTGTGATTTTGGTATTATTAAGATGGTGGAAAGCTGCAAGTGATATTTGGAAAGGGAGCTAAGTATGTGACAGGAAGAGAacagtgaagacagacagatggaaagatgattgaaaaagtgaaaagttcTGGCTATAATCAGAAGGATTCAGGGAAAGTACAGAAAATGGCAGCCAAGggtgaaaagacaaaaatgatGGATGGGGAGGAGAAAGTAATAGTTTGAGTGATGGATGACGAACGGGTGAATTTGACGATGGGAACGAGGCCCTGAGAGGATTTTCAGTAGGTGtggaagagagatggaggaagcagGGGGGAGATGGGAGATGGGTTCTTCTACCCAAATCACCATGGGAGAGATTAAGATGAAAGACGGATGGATgaacggagagagacagacagtgaggaggagaaggagggtgGGCCAAAATAGTTCTCAAAGGAAAAAGCAAGGAAACGAGgggtgtggagagagagagagagagatggaggaggtaTTTAAATGCATCACAGCAATATAGAGGGGAAAAAATGTGTGTACACAACAGAAATACACCTGGGTATgaaagaaaaggggggagaGCGGTAGCTGCGATGACTAATGTGACTGAAGAGAAAAAGGTTATAGAGACTAAAGCaaaaacattttgggaaaaCAAGCAAATGGAAGTCATttgaaacaataaacaaaaaggaagtcacaagggagggggaggaagaggaaacacacacgagGAAGCACAGTGAACACAACAAGTGCAAGCAGCCCACCCATAGAGAGGGTGGATGAAaggatggaggtgaggaggtgtcCCATTGAAACGCCACATCAAACCTGATGAGTGCAGAGTCTGTACAGTCCCTTGACATGTTTGTGGCAATTACACACGGAGAACTAATTAAATGATCGAATTGAATGAGTGCGATCTGAGCTCCCTCGCTGTGGCATTGCTTCCTCTCCGGAAAATATTCTAATGATAGGGAAACTGCATGGCTAATTAACGCTATCAAGTAAAGGTGGTTTGGCTTATAGCATATGATGCATCTTTAAGTTCAGAGGGGCAAAATAACCAAGGTTGCTTGAACTAGTCATTCAAAGTTGCAACAGAACCTGACAACCAGAGAATGACGCAGGCAGTATTCGTCTGCAAGGTTATGCATTAAACTGAACAGCTGTTTCTCATGTAACTTGGATTCCCGGCTGCCCACATGGCTAAATCTTGCGCTCAACAACAAATAGGGCACACTCGTAAAATGCCCTTCTCTGGGGGTACAAACTTCCAGATAAAGAAAAGTCTGCATCAGCAGAGGTGGAGGCTCAGCTTTGCAGCTCGAGACAAGAAAATGCtgccagagacaaagagaagaaaagggggcggaggggggggtAACTGATCTGAAGCTTGACTTAACCAAACAAATCTCACCGCCGTGGAAACAGTAGGGTGGGGATGGCTTTCTCAAAGGAGAGATAGAGATGCCGTGGTTATCCTGAATGTGAGATACAAACTCTCCCACTGTAAGCCGAaatacaaaaagagaaaaaggttcAGAGAGGAGAACGAGAAGTGTGAAGGCTCTGAGGAAGGAAGGCGGGGAAATCAGTCCCAGAGGACAGATAAAGGGGAAATGGAAGAGGGCAGCATTTTGAAAAGGAGGCATAGCCACGATGCAGG is a window from the Limanda limanda chromosome 22, fLimLim1.1, whole genome shotgun sequence genome containing:
- the LOC132996063 gene encoding leucine-rich repeat and fibronectin type-III domain-containing protein 4, with protein sequence MPVPPPLNPCRQKHLPHSHTHPEQRAEPSTSPSPLPPFILSLSLLRPLLVSSLPSSSRLVHCACPRATKRTILGAVPFPAFHLLTLVTCCLLPSLIGAGETWGQVSACPFHCVCRNLSESLSTLCADKGLLFVPPHVDRRTVELRLADNFITEVGETDFVNMSGLVDLTLSRNTIHLIRPMAFADLESLRSLHLDGNRLTILGPRDLSGLDNLQHLIINNNQLIKVSVQAFDDFLLTLEDLDMSYNNLPKVPWESIQNMASLHTLNLDHNLIDHIAEGVFGELYKLARLDMTSNRLRTLPPDPFFARSQTGAISPTPYNTVMSLNFGGNPLHCNCELLWLRRLIRGDDMETCATPPHLAGRYFWSIPEEEFTCEPPLITRHTHKLWVLEGQRATLKCRSIGDPEPVVHWVSPDDRIIANSSRTSSFSNGTLDMLVTVARDDGAYTCIAINAAGEATATVDLKIIPLPHTGNNNVNTKTNRNVTNGILRTDPGSSDISTGKNGGINNGGGRGGEVEQGDNGRTVEEEIADGRSLEEDESEEEELRMVGVIGVTSTSAQVRWDLGSLSAAYVVWMYQIQYNCTADDTLVYRILPSTSDRFLLKNLVSGVDYNLCVLAIFDDTITSFAATKVLGCTTFSTKDVYPACRSLQAHFLGGTLTILVGGVVVVTLLVFTVALMVRHRVCNHGDHMICHSGNTEAGACCQGGSVGGGDKGGNGGGCYQSNGSGDVMMVVLPNGVSSKRGGEKDKEKEKEKEAANSASALPPKLPPKPRPKPKVSLEQFLSAGGVVSTTAGAVGEMALVVRQRKLEKAPPYTPESDRTPLYYSPSPPSTLPRQSRSRDHPKPRLERELTTRASFSLAAPLRDSELMDWRIMPRGRDHWNSSQAYQSPLALRSPARGTVSKRRHSLDMGSSVALATDAAATVAKRYGAVSYAKRLSVIWTRRSQSLHGMLVHCASTTSTASSTTSEEGESGGGFGARCQFQRGYIHAYNTTNSNSNIGITTGKAGSVKDRGRERGKDGKNAEELEESVV